A genomic stretch from Pirellulales bacterium includes:
- a CDS encoding PDZ domain-containing protein codes for MSNRIVLFGLLACVAADLPEALADEQAQKQNQQTEAAAIAQWIAELDDGQFAVRQAASRKLREAGKEAVRPLAAAADGNRSEVTRRAIEVLDALCDSDDAGVAEAARQALEELADSTRRLAAHRASVVLRGQRLRRQWAALTEIQRLGGTIGAASIEDGELHVRSLLLGRRWEAGDEGLQHLTKLGRIEQLKLYGPQFTDEGLGHLAALSGVQTLVLYATDISDDGQRRLEEALPGTQIDRRHGALLGVMGTPGTGCRISVKPGTAAERAGIESGDVITSVNGQAVADLPALIAIIAKQKPGDRIRVSLLRGDQPLEKDVVLGELGEDGE; via the coding sequence ATGTCTAACAGAATCGTGCTGTTCGGGCTTTTGGCGTGCGTTGCCGCCGATTTGCCCGAAGCGTTGGCGGACGAGCAGGCGCAGAAGCAAAACCAGCAGACGGAGGCGGCGGCCATCGCTCAATGGATCGCCGAGCTCGACGACGGCCAATTCGCCGTGCGGCAAGCGGCCAGTCGCAAGCTGCGCGAGGCGGGCAAGGAGGCCGTGCGGCCGCTGGCCGCGGCGGCCGACGGCAATCGCAGCGAGGTGACGCGCCGCGCGATCGAGGTGCTCGACGCGCTCTGCGATTCCGACGACGCCGGCGTTGCCGAAGCCGCGCGCCAGGCCCTGGAAGAGCTGGCCGATTCGACGCGCCGATTGGCGGCGCACCGCGCCTCGGTCGTGCTGCGCGGCCAGCGGCTGCGGCGGCAGTGGGCGGCGTTGACCGAGATTCAACGCTTAGGGGGCACGATCGGCGCCGCCAGTATTGAAGACGGAGAACTCCACGTGCGATCGCTTCTTTTGGGCCGCAGATGGGAAGCCGGAGACGAAGGACTCCAGCACCTGACCAAGCTCGGCCGCATCGAGCAACTGAAACTCTACGGCCCGCAGTTCACCGACGAGGGGCTGGGACACCTCGCTGCGCTGTCGGGCGTGCAAACGCTGGTCCTCTATGCCACCGACATCAGCGACGATGGCCAGCGGCGGCTCGAAGAGGCCCTGCCCGGCACGCAGATCGATCGCCGCCACGGCGCGCTGCTTGGCGTGATGGGAACGCCGGGAACCGGTTGTCGCATCAGCGTCAAGCCGGGCACGGCCGCCGAACGGGCCGGCATTGAGAGCGGCGACGTCATCACCAGCGTCAACGGGCAGGCCGTGGCCGATCTGCCCGCCTTGATTGCCATCATCGCCAAGCAGAAGCCCGGCGACCGGATTCGCGTGAGCCTGCTGCGGGGCGATCAACCGCTGGAGAAAGACGTGGTGCTGGGAGAACTGGGCGAGGACGGCGAGTAG
- a CDS encoding LamG-like jellyroll fold domain-containing protein gives MAVELDDYDRANRLAATMVQTSRKTRDRGLQADVQARAKQAQEMRSAFNAAKPALAKLEADAANAPANAAWGRYVAWVKDNWDEGLPLLAKGGDDVAAIAARELAGPKTPDAQVPLADDWSETAQGEKGQRQRSIEEHACRWYERAAGELPPADRQAVLKKIERSFGNTAIHELDTAGSGIELGGAEANIGPEATIEFWAYTQARDVPLLTKRQREDDQSLTFYMSGGQVSLISDGPYQRFDIRDASSAPIDDGRWHHVAAVKRGKSLWLMVDGRLAGSGEGLELFRSQSPWILGVHRPWNNSQGQGRFCRVRLSTIARYRPPFKPDRTYERDQYTAWMR, from the coding sequence ATGGCGGTTGAACTGGACGATTACGACCGCGCCAACCGGTTGGCAGCAACGATGGTGCAGACCTCGCGCAAAACGCGCGACCGCGGACTTCAAGCCGACGTGCAAGCCCGTGCGAAGCAGGCCCAGGAGATGCGATCGGCCTTCAATGCGGCCAAGCCTGCCTTAGCCAAGTTGGAGGCGGATGCCGCAAACGCCCCAGCAAACGCCGCTTGGGGGCGATACGTCGCATGGGTCAAGGACAATTGGGACGAAGGGCTGCCGCTGCTTGCCAAGGGCGGTGACGACGTGGCCGCGATCGCCGCTCGTGAATTGGCTGGGCCAAAGACACCCGACGCACAGGTTCCATTAGCCGACGATTGGTCGGAAACCGCGCAGGGCGAGAAGGGCCAGCGTCAACGCAGCATTGAGGAACACGCCTGCCGGTGGTACGAGCGAGCGGCGGGCGAACTTCCGCCGGCCGACCGGCAGGCCGTACTGAAAAAGATAGAACGAAGCTTCGGCAATACGGCCATCCACGAGCTGGACACGGCCGGATCGGGCATCGAACTCGGCGGCGCCGAGGCCAACATCGGGCCGGAAGCCACGATTGAGTTTTGGGCGTACACGCAAGCACGCGACGTGCCACTATTGACCAAGCGGCAACGAGAGGACGACCAGTCGCTCACCTTCTATATGTCCGGCGGCCAAGTTAGCCTTATCAGCGATGGGCCGTATCAACGGTTCGATATTCGCGACGCCTCGTCGGCGCCGATCGACGACGGTCGTTGGCACCACGTGGCGGCCGTCAAGCGTGGCAAGTCGCTCTGGCTGATGGTCGATGGGCGTCTGGCGGGCAGCGGCGAAGGGCTGGAGTTGTTTCGTTCACAGTCGCCCTGGATACTCGGCGTCCACCGGCCATGGAACAACTCGCAGGGCCAAGGGCGATTCTGCCGCGTACGGCTCTCGACCATCGCTCGTTACCGCCCTCCGTTCAAGCCCGACCGCACCTACGAGCGCGATCAATACACCGCTTGGATGCGGTAG
- the pgk gene encoding phosphoglycerate kinase has protein sequence MPVTSDKVARLCRALLDPAGESPRRSLEDYLHAIPRLDSLVDLPRGTAVLVRGDVDAKPGAIIGEGDIRLRSMVETLEFGRQHGWKQVVFGHIGRKPEGSLKAVAKRIGDLLKTDVPLVSDWLDEASPTIAALAAKAVADAAPGSVLVLENTRRYEIERMLWKAKPEEATKVAERLSRFANSLAEKIARVYVNEALSAGSLDASTTVVPLAMDRVALGRYVAGEFDGPMRRCLSAQLVVFSGLKTDKLDDLQAMIDRGTIRWVFTAGSLAMALKKAAAELDGKSFSLGVAEDAGHQDKPYYIERSRIEQAKKMLDEGRRKGIRFVLPVDFVLQDGRASETIGPGDQQFDVGLLTNKLFDEQVGAFIAEAKASGKPAVAFHNGVFGMFEDPRFEEGTRHFVGQLKRMKESGIEVYVGGGEGGTALERYGRPDWVTHCFTAGGTVLNALGSNPVPYLQALAMAAGR, from the coding sequence ATGCCCGTCACATCCGACAAGGTCGCTCGGCTCTGTCGTGCGTTGCTCGACCCGGCCGGCGAATCGCCCCGGCGAAGCCTGGAAGACTATCTGCATGCCATTCCGCGTCTCGATTCGCTGGTGGATTTGCCGCGCGGCACGGCGGTGCTTGTGCGGGGCGATGTCGATGCCAAGCCGGGAGCCATCATCGGCGAGGGCGATATCCGCCTGCGGTCGATGGTCGAAACGCTCGAATTCGGCCGGCAACATGGCTGGAAACAGGTCGTCTTCGGCCACATCGGCCGCAAGCCCGAAGGGAGCCTGAAAGCCGTCGCCAAACGCATCGGCGATCTGTTGAAGACCGACGTGCCGCTGGTGAGCGATTGGCTCGACGAGGCATCGCCGACCATCGCCGCCCTGGCCGCGAAAGCCGTGGCCGACGCCGCGCCCGGCAGCGTGCTGGTGCTGGAAAACACGCGCCGCTATGAGATCGAGCGTATGCTTTGGAAAGCCAAACCCGAAGAAGCCACTAAGGTGGCCGAACGGCTGAGCCGGTTCGCCAATTCGCTGGCTGAAAAAATCGCCCGTGTCTATGTCAACGAAGCTCTCTCGGCCGGCAGTCTCGACGCATCGACCACGGTGGTGCCGCTGGCGATGGACCGCGTGGCCTTGGGCCGCTATGTGGCAGGCGAGTTCGACGGCCCGATGCGGCGCTGCTTGTCGGCCCAGTTGGTCGTGTTCAGCGGGCTGAAGACCGACAAGCTCGACGACCTGCAGGCCATGATCGACCGCGGCACGATCCGTTGGGTGTTCACGGCCGGTTCGCTGGCGATGGCCTTGAAGAAGGCCGCCGCCGAATTGGACGGCAAGAGCTTTTCGTTGGGCGTGGCCGAGGACGCGGGCCATCAAGACAAGCCATATTACATCGAGCGTTCGCGGATCGAGCAGGCCAAGAAGATGCTCGACGAGGGCCGCCGCAAGGGGATTCGGTTCGTGTTGCCCGTCGATTTCGTGCTGCAAGACGGGCGGGCCAGCGAGACGATCGGCCCCGGCGACCAGCAGTTCGACGTCGGTCTCCTGACCAACAAGCTGTTCGACGAGCAGGTGGGCGCCTTCATCGCCGAGGCGAAAGCGTCGGGCAAGCCGGCCGTGGCCTTTCACAACGGCGTGTTCGGCATGTTCGAGGATCCGCGGTTCGAAGAGGGGACGCGTCACTTCGTCGGCCAGTTGAAGCGGATGAAGGAGTCGGGCATCGAAGTCTACGTGGGCGGCGGCGAAGGCGGCACGGCGCTGGAGCGCTACGGCCGGCCCGACTGGGTCACGCACTGTTTCACCGCCGGCGGCACGGTGCTGAACGCCCTGGGGAGCAACCCCGTGCCGTATTTGCAAGCGCTGGCGATGGCGGCGGGCAGGTGA
- a CDS encoding HNH endonuclease, whose product MSAASTEALSASVLVLNRFYMAVHVVSVRRAFALLCRELAEVVHIEEGQYANYNFESWREISELKASFKTEHDDWIRSVNFEIQVPRVIRLLFYDRLPKQTIRFNRRNIFARDANRCQYCGRRFPTSELSLDHVIPRSRGGETSWENIVCSCVKCNVKKGGRTPHEANMQLVKAPVRPKRSPLLSIKLGNPKYESWKTFLDNAYWSVDLK is encoded by the coding sequence ATGTCGGCAGCGTCGACGGAGGCCCTCTCCGCCAGCGTATTGGTCTTGAACCGCTTCTACATGGCGGTGCATGTGGTGAGCGTGCGCCGGGCGTTCGCGCTGTTGTGTCGCGAGCTGGCCGAGGTGGTTCACATCGAGGAGGGCCAATACGCCAACTACAACTTCGAGTCGTGGCGCGAGATCAGCGAGCTGAAGGCCAGCTTCAAGACCGAGCACGACGATTGGATTCGCTCCGTGAACTTCGAGATCCAGGTGCCGCGGGTCATTCGGCTGTTGTTCTACGACCGGCTGCCGAAGCAGACCATTCGCTTCAACCGGCGGAACATCTTTGCCCGTGACGCCAACCGCTGCCAGTATTGCGGCCGGCGATTTCCGACCAGCGAGCTGAGTCTCGATCACGTCATCCCTCGCAGCCGCGGTGGCGAAACAAGCTGGGAGAACATCGTTTGTAGCTGCGTGAAGTGCAACGTGAAGAAGGGCGGCCGCACGCCGCACGAGGCCAACATGCAGCTCGTCAAAGCGCCCGTGCGACCGAAGCGCAGCCCGCTTTTGTCGATCAAGCTCGGCAACCCCAAGTACGAAAGCTGGAAGACGTTCTTGGACAATGCCTATTGGTCGGTGGATTTGAAGTAG
- a CDS encoding response regulator, whose translation MSHEELYDNRRILIVDDNCDIHADYRRVLGDGPASDPLAAAEAELFGDAEVAAPRRLDFELAHASQGEEGYELLRREMRARPFALAFVDMRMPPGWDGLETIKRMWEADPRLQVVLCTAYSDYSWSQICDALRPCDRLLILKKPFDAIEVRQLAASLVAKWNLGRAADRSQRELQQAVDQRTLQLRAAKEAADRASRSKSEFLANISHEIRTPLTAILGFTRLLMNGGDSPDERNEYLQIIRASAEHQLVLINDLLDISKVEAGQMQIHRVWCSARRIIDEVLQTLHYRADEKGLTLASDWPGATDDQAYTDPSRLRQLLINLVHNAIKFTASGSVRVVARVETLDGRRTLRIDVIDTGIGIDTAKQQAIFEPFVQADSSIAAQYGGTGLGLAISRSIAGLLGGTLTVTSRVGAGSTFTLTVDADPHTGESTPRLATEEANTSDVERELSLRGRRILVVEDNPFNRKLLRLTLSRAGAEVELAENGQVALDKARQHDFELVLMDVQMPLMDGYAATARFRQSGYRGPIVVLTAHALSAEREKCLAAGCDAFLSKPIDLDHLTEVVTQLLLSTPPPAGQRLPASGSGETETETDDSPEFQEVLRQYLESLHPTVVELRAALAAGNYGELASLGHTLKGTGGTIGFPTVSEIGERLERAVQQRLDGPIGDAIAQLADFIGRHQTA comes from the coding sequence ATGAGCCATGAAGAGCTCTATGACAATCGTCGAATCCTGATCGTCGACGACAATTGCGATATCCATGCTGATTATCGCCGCGTTCTCGGCGACGGCCCGGCCAGCGATCCCCTGGCTGCCGCCGAGGCCGAGCTGTTTGGCGATGCGGAGGTTGCGGCGCCCCGCCGGCTCGACTTCGAGCTGGCCCACGCTTCGCAGGGCGAAGAAGGCTATGAGCTGCTGCGGCGCGAAATGCGCGCTCGCCCGTTTGCCTTGGCGTTCGTCGATATGCGCATGCCGCCCGGCTGGGACGGCCTCGAAACGATCAAGCGGATGTGGGAGGCCGATCCGCGGTTGCAGGTCGTCCTGTGTACCGCCTACTCCGATTACTCCTGGTCGCAAATCTGCGACGCGCTCAGACCCTGCGACCGTCTGCTGATCCTGAAGAAGCCGTTCGATGCCATCGAGGTCCGCCAGCTTGCGGCCAGCCTGGTCGCCAAATGGAACCTCGGCCGCGCGGCCGACCGCTCACAACGCGAGCTGCAGCAGGCCGTCGATCAGCGCACCCTGCAACTGCGGGCCGCCAAAGAGGCCGCCGATCGGGCCTCACGCAGCAAAAGCGAGTTCCTGGCCAACATCAGCCACGAGATTCGCACGCCGCTGACCGCCATTCTCGGCTTCACCAGGCTATTGATGAACGGCGGCGATTCTCCCGATGAGCGAAACGAATATCTCCAGATCATCCGGGCCAGCGCCGAGCACCAGCTTGTACTGATCAACGACCTGCTGGACATTTCGAAGGTCGAAGCGGGGCAAATGCAGATCCACCGCGTCTGGTGTTCCGCTCGCCGGATCATCGACGAAGTGCTGCAAACGTTGCACTACCGAGCAGACGAAAAAGGGCTCACGCTGGCCAGCGACTGGCCCGGCGCAACCGACGATCAGGCCTACACCGATCCCTCGCGTTTGCGACAGTTGCTCATCAACCTGGTACACAACGCCATCAAATTCACGGCGTCGGGTTCGGTGCGCGTCGTGGCGCGCGTCGAAACGCTCGACGGCCGCCGCACGCTGCGCATCGACGTGATCGACACCGGCATCGGCATCGACACGGCCAAACAACAGGCTATTTTCGAGCCTTTTGTCCAGGCCGACAGCTCGATCGCCGCACAGTACGGCGGCACGGGCCTGGGCCTGGCCATCAGCCGCAGCATCGCCGGTCTGCTCGGCGGAACGCTGACGGTGACCAGCCGCGTCGGTGCGGGCAGCACTTTTACCCTGACGGTCGACGCCGACCCACACACCGGCGAGTCTACGCCACGGCTGGCAACCGAAGAAGCGAACACGTCCGACGTGGAACGAGAATTATCCCTTCGCGGCCGCAGGATCCTGGTTGTCGAAGATAATCCCTTCAACCGCAAACTGCTGAGGCTGACCCTGTCGCGGGCCGGCGCAGAAGTCGAATTGGCGGAGAACGGTCAGGTGGCTCTCGACAAGGCACGCCAGCACGACTTCGAGCTGGTGTTGATGGACGTGCAGATGCCGCTCATGGACGGCTACGCGGCGACCGCCCGGTTCCGCCAATCGGGCTATCGCGGACCGATCGTGGTGTTGACCGCCCACGCCTTGTCTGCCGAGCGTGAAAAGTGTCTGGCCGCCGGTTGTGACGCCTTTCTGAGCAAACCGATCGATCTCGACCATCTCACCGAGGTCGTCACCCAGTTGCTCTTATCGACCCCGCCCCCGGCGGGCCAACGTTTGCCGGCGTCCGGTTCGGGCGAGACGGAAACGGAGACGGACGATTCGCCGGAGTTCCAGGAAGTCTTGCGGCAGTACCTCGAATCGCTGCATCCGACCGTCGTCGAGCTGCGGGCCGCCTTGGCGGCGGGCAATTATGGCGAGTTGGCGTCGCTGGGCCACACGTTGAAGGGGACGGGCGGCACCATCGGCTTTCCGACCGTCAGCGAGATCGGCGAGCGGCTGGAGCGTGCCGTCCAGCAGCGGCTCGACGGCCCGATCGGCGACGCCATTGCGCAGCTCGCGGATTTTATCGGGCGGCACCAGACAGCTTGA
- a CDS encoding PSD1 and planctomycete cytochrome C domain-containing protein: MRPANCLVLAALLFAGRAALAEGGSAELTYEQHVRPILKAHCFQCHGEEGQRKGGLDLRLKRFIEKGGESGPAIVPGNPDESLLAEKIRSEEMPPVEKKLSAAQVETIVHWIAAGAKTARPEPEQVGEGPIFSLEERDYWAFQPVRRPAVPICGAGVSPAATPPNIGQAGRLHHNEQVRTTIDAFLLARLEREGLTFSPEADRPTLIRRAYFDLVGLPPTPEEVEAFVADTSPDAWERVVDRLLASPHYGERWGRHWLDVAGYADSEGYTDEDTPRASAFRYRDYVIRSFNADKPFDQFIQEQLAGDELVPPPYKNLSAEAIDKLTATGFLRMSPDGTASGGVDQNVARNQVVADTLQIVGTSLFGMTLHCAQCHDHRYDPIPQADYYRLRAIFEPALDWKNWRSPPAREVSLYTDDDRALAQKIQAQAAEVDAERARKAQEFIDRTLEEELLLVPEKLREGLRIAYKTADKDRTPEQKAVLKEYPSVANISVGSLYLYDQRRDVKARQIETKRKQDEQQFVTETRARELAKVPEAERAAVETAAAAPVEKRTAEQTAMIEKYPGVLVTAATLGQFNADAAAELAKDAETAAELRATKAADNLKRYSEKAAEIRAKIPPEEFVRALTEVPGQASPTFVFHRGDFQQPKEQVSPGDLTILAAATATDIPADDANLPTTGRRLAFARHLTDGRHPLVARVIVNRVWLHHFGRGLVGTPGDFGVLGERPTHPELLDWLAAGFMDHGWSVKHLHRLIMTSAAYRQSSRRNEKADAVDPENRLYARMSVRRLESETVRDAILSIGGQRHDKMFGPPVPVMEDEVGQIVIGRENLDGERKPTGPVSLGGDEYRRSLYVQMRRSRPLGMLETFDAPIMSPNCECRNISTVASQSLVFMNSAFVIESAKQFAARLEREAGADRRHQLARGWMLALGRRATDDELNGAETFLNRQLETVKGQSAENDPTARNHQALATFCQALLSANAFLYVD; encoded by the coding sequence ATGAGACCTGCAAACTGCCTTGTTCTCGCCGCACTACTGTTCGCAGGCCGCGCTGCCCTTGCCGAGGGCGGCAGCGCCGAGCTGACCTACGAGCAGCATGTCCGCCCGATCTTGAAGGCCCATTGCTTTCAGTGCCACGGAGAAGAGGGCCAGCGCAAGGGTGGACTCGACCTGCGGTTAAAGCGGTTCATCGAAAAAGGCGGTGAATCCGGCCCGGCCATCGTGCCGGGCAATCCGGACGAAAGCCTGCTCGCCGAAAAGATTCGCTCCGAAGAGATGCCGCCGGTCGAAAAGAAGCTCTCGGCCGCGCAGGTCGAGACCATCGTGCATTGGATCGCCGCGGGAGCCAAGACCGCGCGGCCTGAGCCGGAACAAGTTGGCGAAGGCCCTATTTTCAGCCTGGAAGAACGCGACTATTGGGCGTTCCAGCCGGTCCGCCGACCGGCCGTGCCGATTTGTGGTGCGGGCGTCTCGCCTGCCGCAACGCCGCCGAACATCGGGCAGGCGGGACGCCTACACCACAACGAACAGGTGCGGACGACGATCGACGCCTTTCTGCTGGCCCGGCTCGAACGTGAGGGGCTGACGTTCTCTCCGGAAGCCGACAGGCCCACGCTCATCCGCCGGGCATATTTCGATCTCGTCGGCCTGCCGCCTACGCCGGAAGAAGTCGAAGCCTTCGTTGCCGACACTTCGCCCGATGCCTGGGAGCGTGTCGTCGACCGCCTGCTCGCTTCGCCGCACTATGGCGAGCGTTGGGGCCGGCATTGGCTCGATGTGGCCGGCTACGCCGATTCGGAAGGCTATACCGACGAAGACACGCCCCGCGCATCGGCCTTTCGCTATCGCGATTACGTCATCCGCTCGTTCAACGCCGACAAGCCGTTCGACCAGTTCATTCAAGAGCAACTTGCGGGCGACGAGTTGGTGCCGCCGCCTTACAAAAACCTGTCGGCCGAGGCGATCGACAAGCTGACCGCGACGGGCTTTTTGCGGATGTCGCCGGATGGCACGGCGTCGGGCGGCGTCGACCAGAACGTTGCCCGAAATCAGGTCGTGGCCGACACGCTGCAGATCGTCGGCACGTCGCTGTTCGGCATGACGCTGCATTGTGCGCAGTGCCACGACCATCGTTACGATCCCATTCCGCAAGCCGACTATTACCGGCTGCGGGCGATCTTCGAGCCGGCGCTCGACTGGAAGAATTGGCGATCGCCGCCCGCCCGTGAGGTCTCGCTTTATACCGACGACGATCGGGCGCTGGCACAGAAGATTCAGGCCCAGGCGGCCGAGGTCGATGCCGAGCGGGCACGCAAGGCCCAGGAGTTCATCGATCGCACGTTGGAAGAAGAACTGCTGCTGGTGCCGGAGAAGCTGCGCGAAGGTCTGAGGATCGCTTACAAAACGGCCGACAAGGACCGCACGCCCGAGCAAAAAGCGGTGCTCAAAGAATACCCCAGTGTGGCCAACATCAGCGTCGGTTCGCTCTATTTGTACGATCAGCGGCGCGACGTCAAGGCCCGCCAGATTGAGACGAAACGCAAGCAGGATGAGCAGCAGTTCGTCACGGAAACGAGGGCCCGTGAGCTGGCCAAAGTGCCTGAAGCCGAGCGCGCGGCTGTCGAAACCGCGGCGGCCGCGCCGGTCGAAAAGCGCACTGCGGAACAAACGGCAATGATCGAGAAGTATCCGGGCGTGCTGGTCACGGCCGCGACGCTCGGTCAATTCAACGCTGACGCTGCGGCGGAACTGGCGAAAGACGCGGAGACGGCTGCCGAGCTGCGGGCCACCAAAGCCGCCGACAACCTCAAACGCTACAGCGAAAAGGCCGCCGAAATCCGGGCCAAGATTCCGCCGGAAGAATTCGTCCGGGCACTGACGGAAGTTCCCGGCCAGGCGTCGCCGACGTTCGTCTTTCATCGCGGCGACTTCCAGCAGCCCAAAGAGCAGGTTTCGCCCGGCGATTTGACGATCCTGGCTGCAGCGACCGCCACCGACATTCCGGCCGACGATGCGAATCTGCCGACGACGGGCCGCCGATTGGCGTTTGCCCGGCACTTGACCGACGGCCGGCATCCGCTCGTGGCCCGCGTGATTGTGAACCGCGTATGGCTGCACCATTTTGGCCGCGGGCTGGTCGGCACGCCCGGCGATTTCGGCGTGTTGGGCGAGCGGCCGACGCACCCCGAACTGCTCGATTGGCTGGCGGCCGGGTTCATGGACCACGGCTGGAGCGTGAAACACCTGCACCGCCTGATCATGACGTCGGCGGCCTATCGACAGTCGTCGCGCCGCAACGAAAAGGCGGATGCGGTTGATCCTGAAAACCGGCTTTATGCCCGTATGTCGGTCCGCCGGCTGGAATCAGAAACCGTGCGCGACGCGATTCTCTCGATCGGCGGCCAACGGCACGACAAGATGTTCGGCCCGCCGGTGCCGGTAATGGAAGACGAAGTCGGGCAAATCGTCATCGGCCGCGAGAACCTCGACGGCGAGCGCAAGCCGACGGGTCCGGTGTCGCTGGGCGGCGACGAATACCGACGCAGCCTGTACGTGCAAATGCGCCGCAGCCGGCCGTTGGGCATGCTGGAAACGTTCGATGCGCCGATCATGTCGCCCAACTGCGAATGCCGCAACATTTCGACCGTGGCCTCGCAGTCGCTGGTGTTCATGAACAGCGCGTTCGTGATCGAATCGGCGAAGCAATTCGCGGCACGGCTGGAGCGGGAAGCCGGCGCCGACCGGCGCCACCAGCTTGCCCGCGGCTGGATGTTGGCCTTGGGACGCCGAGCGACGGATGACGAGCTGAACGGGGCCGAGACCTTTTTGAATCGTCAGCTTGAGACGGTGAAGGGCCAATCGGCGGAGAATGATCCCACGGCAAGGAATCATCAAGCGTTGGCGACCTTTTGCCAGGCGTTGTTGAGTGCCAATGCGTTCTTGTATGTGGACTGA
- a CDS encoding DUF1501 domain-containing protein, with translation MSLAPIALAWLLGEDGLLAEPIKPGLEPEKFDLLPKRPHAPPRATAMISLFMQGGPSQVDLLDPKPILAQLDGQKFPGDIKYDNAAQASSKILGSPWKFAKHGECGTDVSELLPNLAKVVDDIVVVRSMHSGVNNHGQAIHALNSGRIQRGRPALGSWLTYALGSQSQNLPAYVAMTDPQGLPVEGVLNWSNGWLPSLFQGTVVRPREPRILNLEPTAELRGAVQRNYLSYLEQLNRQHLDERPGESDLAARIANYELAARMQTAAGEALDINQETKATQEMYGLTDPATQEYGARCLIARRLIERGVRFVQVFTRNQFWDHHGGIRTALPAACLKTDKPAAALVADLKQRGLLDTTIVHWGGEMGRLPVIQNDAGPASVGRDHNTYGFSLWLAGGGFRRGGTYGETDEFGHRAVADIVNHYDYHATLLHLFGLDPARLVYRRNGRQETLLDGQPGDVVTGILQT, from the coding sequence ATGAGCCTCGCTCCGATTGCGCTGGCCTGGCTGTTGGGCGAAGACGGCCTGCTGGCCGAGCCGATCAAGCCGGGCCTGGAACCCGAAAAGTTCGATCTGCTGCCGAAGCGGCCGCACGCGCCGCCACGGGCCACGGCCATGATCTCGCTGTTCATGCAGGGCGGGCCGAGCCAGGTCGATCTATTGGATCCGAAGCCGATCCTGGCTCAACTGGACGGCCAAAAGTTTCCCGGCGACATCAAATACGACAACGCCGCCCAGGCCAGCTCGAAAATCCTCGGCAGCCCCTGGAAGTTCGCCAAGCACGGCGAGTGCGGCACCGACGTTTCGGAGCTGCTGCCGAACCTGGCCAAAGTCGTGGACGATATTGTGGTCGTCCGCTCGATGCACTCGGGCGTCAACAACCACGGCCAGGCGATTCACGCCCTGAACAGCGGCCGGATTCAGCGCGGCCGGCCGGCCTTGGGAAGTTGGCTCACCTACGCTCTCGGTTCACAATCACAGAATCTGCCGGCCTACGTGGCCATGACCGACCCGCAAGGCTTGCCGGTCGAGGGCGTGCTGAACTGGTCGAACGGCTGGCTGCCGTCGCTCTTCCAAGGCACCGTGGTCCGCCCGCGCGAACCGCGCATCTTGAATCTGGAGCCGACCGCCGAGCTGCGGGGCGCGGTGCAGCGGAATTATCTGAGCTATCTGGAGCAGCTCAACCGCCAGCATCTCGATGAGCGGCCCGGCGAAAGCGACCTGGCGGCGCGGATCGCCAACTACGAGCTTGCCGCCCGCATGCAGACGGCGGCCGGCGAAGCGCTCGACATCAACCAGGAAACCAAGGCCACACAAGAAATGTACGGCCTCACCGATCCGGCCACGCAAGAGTACGGTGCCCGGTGCCTGATCGCCCGACGGCTGATCGAGCGGGGCGTGCGGTTCGTGCAGGTCTTTACGCGCAACCAGTTCTGGGACCATCATGGCGGCATTCGCACGGCCTTGCCCGCCGCTTGCCTGAAGACCGACAAGCCCGCGGCGGCGTTAGTGGCCGATCTCAAGCAACGCGGGTTGCTCGACACAACCATCGTGCATTGGGGCGGCGAGATGGGCCGGCTGCCGGTGATCCAGAACGACGCCGGCCCCGCATCGGTCGGCCGCGACCATAATACCTATGGCTTCAGCCTATGGCTGGCCGGCGGCGGCTTTCGCCGCGGCGGCACTTACGGCGAAACCGATGAGTTCGGCCACCGCGCCGTCGCCGACATCGTGAATCATTACGATTATCATGCGACGCTTTTGCACTTGTTTGGCCTCGACCCGGCGCGACTCGTTTATCGCCGCAACGGCCGCCAGGAAACGCTGCTCGACGGGCAGCCGGGGGACGTGGTCACCGGCATTTTGCAAACGTAG
- a CDS encoding type II toxin-antitoxin system VapC family toxin produces MKDGLDSSVAFKWFVPETDSDKALRLCDDFLAGVYELMSPDVFPFEIAHALTRAERQGRIPSQQSLQLVGESLTLLPTLHPGLRLLPRAAELSSQARIGVYDCLYIALVEREQCKLVTADQRLVNLLPAQTILLSSLVLP; encoded by the coding sequence ATGAAAGACGGCCTTGATTCTTCGGTCGCTTTCAAGTGGTTCGTTCCTGAGACGGATAGCGACAAAGCACTTCGCCTCTGCGACGACTTTCTTGCGGGCGTTTATGAGCTCATGTCGCCCGACGTTTTTCCGTTCGAAATCGCCCACGCCTTAACTCGTGCCGAGCGACAGGGACGAATCCCCTCCCAACAGTCACTGCAACTTGTCGGGGAATCACTGACGCTCCTTCCAACGCTGCACCCCGGCCTTCGATTGCTTCCGCGTGCCGCCGAATTGTCTTCACAAGCGCGGATCGGCGTATACGATTGCCTCTATATCGCGCTTGTCGAGCGCGAACAGTGTAAGCTCGTGACTGCGGACCAGCGTCTCGTGAATTTGTTGCCCGCCCAGACCATCTTGCTTAGTTCATTGGTACTGCCGTAA